The following proteins are encoded in a genomic region of Natrinema sp. DC36:
- a CDS encoding 3-hydroxyacyl-CoA dehydrogenase/enoyl-CoA hydratase family protein yields the protein MDLEDINTVAVLGAGNMGHGIAEVAAIAGYDVNMRDIKDEFVQNGYDQIEWSLGKLAENDQLSEADADAALERVTPVVDMSEAVADADVVIEAVPEQMEIKKDVYTELEEAAPDHAIFATNTSSLSITDLAEFTERPERFCGMHFFNPPVRMQLVEVISGAESAEETLAVVEDLAEDLGKTPVRVHKDSPGFIVNRILVPLMNEAAWLVSNDEATIAEVDSTTKYDMGLPMGSFELGDQVGNDVSYHVLEYMHEVLGEAYEPAPLLAEKVENEEFGKKSGKGFYDYEDGEGVQIPTDEQSEFVKKRLLATMANEAAKLIGGDVAPPESIDEAVQLGAGFPDGPVKLVDDYGLTELHETLEEAYDQTGHERYAPAEYLAERAGRGGFYEIDGDSDAVDFEAIRVEYPGDMVGHIVLDRPHRMNTISDELLEELSAAIDLLEDDDEVRSILVTGEGEKAFSAGADVQSMAGDGADPIEGQELSRLGQSTFGELEACDLPVIAGIDGFCLGGGMELATCADMRVASERSQFGQPELDLGLLPGWGGTQRLKHIIGEGRAKEIILTAERYDAETMADYGFVNEVVDNDGLEARALELATDLAGGPPIAQKFTKRAMLAGRDDTEAGLEYEASAFGHLMATDDLMEGITAFMGDGEPNFQGE from the coding sequence ATGGACCTGGAGGATATCAACACTGTCGCAGTTCTAGGTGCGGGTAACATGGGCCACGGTATCGCGGAGGTCGCCGCGATCGCGGGCTACGACGTGAACATGCGCGATATCAAAGACGAGTTCGTCCAGAACGGCTACGACCAGATCGAGTGGTCACTGGGCAAGCTCGCCGAGAACGATCAACTCTCCGAAGCGGACGCCGACGCCGCTCTGGAGCGAGTGACCCCCGTCGTCGACATGTCGGAGGCCGTCGCCGACGCCGACGTCGTCATCGAGGCCGTCCCCGAGCAGATGGAGATCAAGAAGGACGTCTACACCGAACTCGAGGAGGCCGCCCCCGATCACGCGATCTTCGCGACGAACACCTCGAGCCTCTCGATTACCGACCTCGCGGAGTTCACCGAGCGACCGGAGCGGTTCTGTGGCATGCACTTCTTCAATCCGCCGGTTCGGATGCAGCTGGTCGAAGTGATCTCGGGTGCCGAGAGCGCCGAGGAGACGCTCGCGGTCGTCGAGGATCTCGCCGAAGATCTGGGGAAGACGCCGGTCCGCGTCCACAAGGACTCGCCCGGATTCATCGTCAACCGTATTCTCGTGCCGCTGATGAACGAGGCCGCGTGGCTCGTCAGCAACGACGAGGCGACCATCGCCGAGGTCGACTCGACGACGAAGTACGACATGGGCCTGCCGATGGGCAGCTTCGAACTCGGCGATCAGGTCGGCAACGACGTCAGTTACCACGTCCTCGAGTACATGCACGAGGTACTGGGCGAGGCCTACGAGCCGGCTCCGCTCCTGGCGGAGAAGGTCGAAAACGAGGAGTTCGGAAAGAAGTCGGGCAAGGGGTTCTACGACTACGAGGACGGCGAGGGCGTCCAGATCCCGACCGACGAGCAGTCGGAGTTCGTCAAGAAGCGGCTCCTCGCGACGATGGCCAACGAGGCGGCCAAGCTGATCGGCGGCGACGTCGCCCCGCCGGAGTCGATCGACGAGGCGGTCCAGCTCGGGGCCGGCTTCCCCGACGGTCCGGTCAAACTCGTCGACGACTACGGCCTCACAGAGCTACACGAGACGCTCGAGGAGGCCTACGACCAGACCGGCCACGAGCGCTATGCGCCCGCCGAGTACCTCGCGGAACGCGCCGGACGCGGCGGCTTCTACGAGATCGATGGTGACTCGGACGCGGTCGACTTCGAGGCGATCCGCGTCGAGTATCCCGGCGACATGGTCGGCCACATCGTCCTCGACCGGCCACACCGGATGAACACCATCAGCGACGAGCTCCTCGAGGAGCTCTCGGCGGCGATCGATCTGCTCGAAGACGACGACGAGGTGCGTTCGATCCTCGTCACCGGCGAGGGTGAGAAGGCGTTCTCCGCGGGCGCGGACGTCCAGAGCATGGCCGGCGACGGTGCCGACCCGATCGAGGGCCAGGAGCTGTCGCGACTGGGACAGTCGACCTTCGGCGAACTCGAGGCCTGCGATCTACCAGTCATTGCGGGGATCGACGGCTTCTGTCTCGGCGGCGGGATGGAGCTGGCGACCTGTGCGGATATGCGCGTCGCGAGCGAGCGCTCCCAGTTCGGCCAGCCCGAACTCGACCTCGGACTACTCCCCGGCTGGGGCGGGACGCAGCGACTGAAACACATCATCGGAGAGGGCCGCGCGAAGGAGATCATCCTCACCGCCGAGCGCTACGACGCCGAGACGATGGCCGACTACGGCTTCGTCAACGAAGTCGTCGACAACGACGGGCTCGAAGCGCGCGCGCTCG